Proteins found in one Magnolia sinica isolate HGM2019 chromosome 5, MsV1, whole genome shotgun sequence genomic segment:
- the LOC131246697 gene encoding glutamate-1-semialdehyde 2,1-aminomutase, chloroplastic-like — MAAAATAISGIGFSWKNSNPSLIFPSSSSSNPSRFRTKMQAVSVEKKSFTLQKSEEIFNAAKELMPGGVNSPVRAFKSVGGQPIVFDAVKGSHAWDIDGNEYIDYVGSWGPAIIGHADDQVNAALIETLKKGTSFGAPCVLENVLAEMVISAVPSIEMVRFVNSGTEACMGVLRLTRAFTGQEKLIKFEGCYHGHADPFLVKAGSGVATLGLPDSPGVPKAATFETLTSPYNDIETVENLFKTNKGEIAAVILEPVVGNAGFITPKPGFLKFLREITKENGTLLVFDEVMTGFRLAYGGAQEYFGVTPDLTTLGKIIGGGLPVGAYGGRRDIMEMVAPAGPMYQAGTLSGNPLAMTAGIHTLKRLQKPGSYEYLAKITQELVQGILDAGKRAGHEVSGGNISGMFGFFFTEGPVYNFADAKKSDTAKFARFFQGMLREGVYFAPSQFEAGFTSLAHTSEDIERTIAAADKVFRQI; from the exons atggctgctgctgctactgcgaTTTCAGGGATTGGATTTTCATGGAAGAATTCGAATCCGTCTCTCATCttcccatcttcttcttcttcgaatcCTTCTCGATTCCGTACGAAGATGCAAGCAGTCTCCGTCGAGAAGAAGAGCTTCACTCTCCAGAAATCGGAAGAAATATTCAATGCAGCCAAG GAATTGATGCCTGGAGGTGTAAATTCACCTGTTCGTGCCTTCAAATCAGTTGGGGGACAGCCCATCGTGTTTGACGCTGTGAAGGGTTCCCATGCCTGGGACATAGATGGAAATGAGTACATCGACTATGTTGGCTCATGGGGTCCAGCAATCATTGGTCATGCCGACGATCAG GTAAATGCAGCATTGATCGAGACCCTTAAGAAGGGGACAAGCTTCGGTGCTCCTTGTGTTCTGGAGAATGTGCTGGCTGAGATGGTGATCTCAGCTGTTCCAAGCATTGAGATGGTCCGGTTTGTTAACTCAGGCACAGAAGCCTGCATGGGGGTGCTCCGCCTGACCCGTGCTTTCACTGGTCAAGAGAAACTCATCAAATTCGAGGGCTGCTACCACGGACACGCTGACCCCTTCCTTGTCAAAGCTGGCAGTGGGGTTGCTACCCTTGGACTCCCCGACTCCCCTGGTGTTCCCAAAGCTGCCACTTTCGAGACCTTAACCTCCCCCTACAACGACATCGAGACCGTCGAAAACCTCTTCAAGACAAACAAAGGTGAGATTGCCGCTGTGATCCTCGAACCCGTTGTTGGGAATGCCGGCTTCATCACACCAAAACCCGGCTTCCTAAAATTCCTCCGTGAGATCACAAAAGAAAATGGTACTCTTCTTGTATTCGATGAGGTGATGACCGGTTTCCGTCTGgcatatggtggggcccaggaGTATTTTGGTGTGACTCCTGATCTTACGACCCTTGGCAAAATCATCGGTGGTGGCCTGCCAGTCGGCGCATATGGTGGGCGGAGGGATATTATGGAGATGGTGGCACCAGCAGGGCCCATGTACCAGGCAGGAACCTTGAGTGGGAACCCATTGGCAATGACGGCTGGCATTCATACACTGAAGCGGTTACAGAAGCCGGGGAGCTATGAATACTTAGCTAAGATCACCCAAGAGCTTGTTCAGGGGATTCTAGATGCTGGGAAGCGGGCTGGGCATGAGGTGTCGGGTGGGAATATCAGTGGAATGTTCGGGTTCTTTTTCACTGAGGGGCCCGTTTACAATTTCGCAGACGCGAAGAAGAGCGACACTGCAAAGTTTGCAAGGTTTTTCCAGGGGATGTTGCGGGAAGGAGTGTACTTTGCACCATCGCAGTTTGAGGCTGGGTTTACGAGCCTGGCCCATACATCCGAAGACATTGAACGGACGATTGCTGCAGCTGATAAGGTTTTCCGGCAGATATAA